In Pseudobdellovibrio exovorus JSS, the genomic stretch ACTAGTTGTTACAGTTACAGTCTTTGTTTAGCAAGCCACCTAAAGTGTTTGTAAGTCCTTTGGTGATGTCGTTTGTTGCTCCACCAACAGCTCCGACAACACCACTCACGATTCCACCAGCGCCACTTACAACTTGTCCCACTGGTTGTGTCACTCCGTTAACAACTTGGTCTAAGTTACCTACACCTGGAACACCTGGGATGATACCATTGTTACAGTCGTCATCGTTACCCCCACCATTCCCAAGGTTTAATAACCCACTTGTGATTTGTTCTACTGGCGGAGCTACAGGTCCTAAGATTCCTTGAGTTACAGTTCCAACTGTATCAATTACTTGTCCAGTTAATTGATTTAGAGCATGGTCTTCATCAGAATCTTTTGGTTTTAAGATAAATAGATGTCCATCAATAAGTCTACCGCGTGAATCTGGGCTACATCCAGGGGAAGCAGACGTCGCAATCTGACTACAGTCGCTTGAAAACTGAATGCTGGTGTAACTCGTTAAACCCAATCCACACCCTAAATCAAGATTTGCATTGATCAAGTCGACATTCTGGATATTTAAAGCGGTCAAAGCTTGGCTCACGATGTTGAGTTTGGCTCTTGCGATCGTTGGTAATAGAAGCCCGGGGATGCCTTCGCAAGTGTTGCTGCCAATAAAGGTTTCGATAGTTTGTTCTAAGACATCTTCTTTAACTCGTAGAGTTTCACGCGTTGAATTGGCTCCATCAGGAATACAGCGTTGCCATGTTCCATCGAATGAACAGGCATTTGTCGAAACTGGTGTTACTGGTGGAGGCGGTGGTGGATTTTGAGGGTCATCTGGATCTATTGGGATGACGCCTAAGCCTGTGTTCGAGCCGTCTGTAGTGAAGGCGACACGGGCGCAGCCTGAAAATGTTAAAGCGAAAGCTAAGATGAAAAGAGTAATAAGATGGTTAGTGATCATAATAATTTCCCCCTGGTTCTTTAAGAACCTTTGTTATTTGAAAAAGCAAAGCACGGGCCGCACTCATCTAATTTTTATTTGTTTACAACGGGAAGATATTCGTATTTAAAAGGAAAGGTTCCAAGAATACCCATGGAGTGAGTTGTAAAGGTTCCAAAGTGCCTCTTGTGTTTCAAAATGAAAATGACAATTCGTATATTGCATCATAACTTCGATGCCGAGGAATTATGTCCTATAAACTCTTTCTTTTCGATTTAGACGATACTTTATTGGATTTCAAAGAGTCCGAGAAACTCTCGTTTTCTTCAGTGATGCAAAGCTTAGGTATCCAATCTGATATGACGGCTCTTTTTTCTCAGTATCAAATTGAGAATCGAAAGCTTTGGACTGAGTTTGAAAAGGGTTTGATCACGCAGGAGTATTTAAAGGTTGAACGTTTTCGCCGTACATTGGAGCCTTTACAGGCAGCAGTAGATCCGCATTTGGTTGCCAAACGCTACTTAGAAGCTTTACCTGAATCCGTTGTTTTGATCGACGGAGCCGTTGAGATCTGTCGTGAATTGAGCGCTGCAGGTGAGGTCGGCATTGTGACTAACGGAATCAGTGGCGTACAAAATCAGAGAATTGCTAAATCAGCTTTAGAGCCCTACATCAGTTTTATATGTGTTTCTGAGGACAGTGGTTATGCTAAGCCAGATGTTCGTTTCTTTGATTACGCTCACAGCTTAAGACCTCATGTGCAAAAGGACGAAATGATTGTGATTGGGGATCGACTAGAAACTGATATCTTAGGTGCCCATAACTTCGGGACGGACTCGTGCTGGTTTAATCCCAAAAATGACAAAAGCATGGCCGCCGTGCAGCCAAAATACGAAGTTCAGAGTCTTTCTGAACTTCGTCGTTTTATTAAGTCATGAGCTTAAATAATTAGATTTTGAGTATCCTGTGAACCTGTGGGATTAAGCGGCGCGGTTACTAGATTTCGTGCCGCCATCTTTAGTCGTATCACCGCCATCATGTGCGAAGCCATCTTTACCTTGGGCGATTAAGCCACCTTGAATAGTGCGGATTAAGTCTTCGACAACTTCATTTAAACTATGAGCTTGTTTTGATAAGTCTTTGGCAGCAAAGGATGATTCCTCGCTGGTCGCCGCATTTTGTTGGGTGACCTGATCCAGTTGATTCATCGCACGTGTCAACTCGTTGATACCCTGTGAC encodes the following:
- a CDS encoding YjjG family noncanonical pyrimidine nucleotidase — translated: MSYKLFLFDLDDTLLDFKESEKLSFSSVMQSLGIQSDMTALFSQYQIENRKLWTEFEKGLITQEYLKVERFRRTLEPLQAAVDPHLVAKRYLEALPESVVLIDGAVEICRELSAAGEVGIVTNGISGVQNQRIAKSALEPYISFICVSEDSGYAKPDVRFFDYAHSLRPHVQKDEMIVIGDRLETDILGAHNFGTDSCWFNPKNDKSMAAVQPKYEVQSLSELRRFIKS